Proteins found in one Mycoplasma ovis str. Michigan genomic segment:
- a CDS encoding tRNA ligase subunit PheS family protein, with protein sequence MYESKKLSFSSWNIPFQEAREINEESIDKFSKPNYSSENLLSNMFEKVYQFLDKNNFYFYEESEIVKVKENFDLLLIPESHPARAESDSYFLSNADPKKSAIFSKLKFLKSSSGPLMLRTHTTTSTLKLLKKYKGKKFLGASMGNVYRKEDNDSTHLSQFNQLDLIWVDSQLDLSNLRELIENLLISLLFEKNANLKIKNHYRLRPSYFPFTSPSYEVDLECNCQKSKDCCLCKGTGWIELLGCGFLRQEILEKTHSSYVAIALGMGIERLTILKYGIQDVRDLYRNNFSSVVNTVAT encoded by the coding sequence TTGTATGAATCTAAAAAATTAAGTTTCTCCAGCTGAAATATACCTTTTCAAGAGGCAAGAGAAATAAATGAAGAGAGTATAGATAAATTCTCAAAACCTAATTATTCTTCAGAGAATTTACTTTCAAATATGTTCGAGAAAGTTTATCAATTTCTTGATAAAAATAACTTTTATTTTTATGAAGAAAGTGAAATAGTCAAAGTGAAGGAAAATTTTGATCTTCTATTAATTCCTGAGTCGCACCCTGCGAGAGCAGAAAGTGATAGTTATTTTCTCTCAAATGCTGATCCAAAGAAATCAGCAATTTTCTCTAAACTTAAGTTTTTAAAGAGTAGTTCTGGACCATTAATGCTCAGAACTCATACAACTACCAGCACACTTAAGCTCCTGAAAAAATATAAGGGAAAAAAATTCTTAGGAGCTTCTATGGGTAATGTTTATAGAAAGGAGGACAATGATTCTACTCATTTGTCCCAATTTAATCAGTTAGATTTGATTTGAGTGGATAGTCAATTAGATCTCTCTAACTTAAGAGAATTAATAGAAAATCTATTAATTTCTCTGTTATTTGAAAAAAATGCAAATTTAAAGATTAAGAATCATTACAGGCTAAGACCTTCTTATTTCCCGTTCACTTCCCCCTCTTATGAAGTAGATTTAGAGTGTAATTGTCAAAAATCTAAAGATTGCTGTTTATGCAAGGGAACAGGGTGAATAGAATTGTTAGGATGTGGCTTTTTAAGACAAGAAATCTTAGAGAAAACACATTCTAGTTATGTAGCCATAGCTTTGGGAATGGGTATAGAAAGACTAACAATTTTAAAGTATGGGATCCAAGATGTTAGAGATCTTTATAGAAATAATTTCTCTAGTGTGGTAAATACAGTTGCAACCTAG
- a CDS encoding phosphate signaling complex PhoU family protein: MPINKELLELSIQECYSNFLDYLRLVNNFIKNSLSFWEGELDWKDIEKVETESNNHYCKNLLNIEWQCTKNTPSNTKLRFFLALLLSMKDLERCCDYLYSISKIALKDKEKKLKSIILNSELWQLTLDYFQNIYFVFRDASGKIDQKIFQQILDKKSELHARLSTLARKLNGELLSIWGHNVLQKIKQEDISELAQLELIEQLLYLSKLLQHMIVKIDRFLDHTFNIVENFYYIKNQEIQLNYNYSLFDERGILE, from the coding sequence ATGCCGATTAACAAGGAACTATTAGAGTTATCTATTCAAGAATGTTACTCAAATTTCTTAGATTATCTCAGATTAGTTAATAATTTCATAAAGAATTCTCTTTCTTTCTGAGAAGGAGAATTAGATTGAAAAGATATAGAAAAAGTAGAAACTGAATCTAATAATCACTATTGTAAAAATTTATTAAACATAGAGTGGCAGTGTACTAAGAATACACCCTCCAATACAAAGCTAAGGTTCTTCTTAGCTTTATTGCTTTCTATGAAAGATTTAGAGAGATGTTGTGATTATCTCTACTCCATTTCAAAAATAGCACTTAAAGATAAAGAAAAAAAGCTAAAGTCCATTATTTTGAATTCTGAACTTTGGCAACTTACACTAGATTATTTTCAAAATATTTACTTTGTATTTAGAGATGCTTCTGGAAAAATAGATCAAAAAATATTTCAACAAATTCTAGATAAAAAATCTGAGCTACATGCTAGATTATCTACTCTTGCTAGAAAATTAAATGGAGAGTTGCTCTCAATTTGAGGCCATAACGTACTTCAAAAAATAAAACAAGAAGATATAAGTGAATTAGCTCAGTTAGAGCTAATAGAACAACTCTTATATCTTTCTAAGTTGTTGCAACACATGATAGTTAAAATAGACAGATTTTTGGATCATACATTTAATATAGTAGAAAACTTTTACTATATTAAAAATCAAGAAATACAACTAAATTACAATTACTCTCTTTTTGATGAAAGGGGAATTCTAGAGTAA
- a CDS encoding ABC transporter ATP-binding protein, with product MIQLTQLFSKYLGCCGSSDCQCKRWDKLKKLDYESWVKREKKTFKQLRKKHSKWCFNRVVKLNKVHHGSIVSQNRPGYAIECRNLEKWYVNKKTGEYIKVLKNLNLSIKYGELVVILGESGSGKTTLLNILSGMERASNGESVVFSHSLIAMNQQQMTLFRAKYLSIIFQNYALIPELTVRENIQIGQRIQTNVRKRLDIDQIAELLKITPQLSKVPKALSGGQQQRVSIARALAKNPQLIFADEPTGAVDADTCQEILNIFVDINKRFGTTILLITHNRLIAKIANKVIHIDRGMIVSTVSQIPLHPNQIDWHN from the coding sequence TTGATTCAGTTAACTCAATTATTTTCCAAATATTTGGGTTGTTGTGGAAGTTCTGATTGCCAGTGCAAACGGTGAGACAAACTTAAAAAATTAGATTATGAAAGTTGAGTTAAGAGAGAGAAAAAGACTTTTAAACAACTTAGAAAGAAACATTCAAAATGATGTTTCAATAGAGTTGTTAAGCTAAATAAAGTTCATCATGGATCGATAGTCAGTCAAAATAGACCAGGTTATGCAATTGAGTGCAGAAATTTAGAAAAGTGATACGTTAATAAAAAGACAGGAGAATATATTAAGGTACTCAAGAATCTAAATCTAAGTATTAAATATGGAGAATTAGTAGTTATTCTCGGGGAATCTGGTTCTGGAAAGACTACTTTATTAAATATTCTTTCAGGAATGGAAAGAGCTTCTAATGGAGAGTCAGTAGTATTTTCCCATTCCTTAATTGCAATGAATCAACAACAAATGACTCTCTTCAGAGCAAAATATCTTTCCATTATCTTTCAAAATTATGCTTTAATACCTGAATTAACTGTCAGGGAAAATATACAAATTGGACAGAGAATCCAAACTAATGTAAGAAAAAGATTAGACATTGACCAAATAGCAGAACTCTTGAAGATTACTCCCCAACTTTCAAAAGTCCCCAAAGCTTTATCTGGTGGGCAACAACAAAGAGTTTCTATTGCTAGAGCACTAGCAAAGAATCCACAATTAATTTTTGCCGATGAGCCGACAGGAGCTGTTGATGCAGATACTTGTCAGGAAATCTTGAATATTTTTGTAGACATCAACAAGAGATTTGGAACAACTATTCTTCTGATTACTCACAATAGATTAATTGCAAAAATAGCCAATAAGGTGATACATATAGACAGAGGTATGATAGTTTCAACAGTCTCTCAGATTCCATTACACCCTAATCAGATAGACTGACATAATTAA
- a CDS encoding ABC transporter ATP-binding protein — protein MFFQASNQLFGRKTFENKKSRLIKEVKVPNQQALVDSLKQFEIKRAKFRNDFPLRYWISNYNFLINVFFWLFFIWAFWVLCSMYFPTSSVPIVHPYHFTILFETAFTYIFRRHNLESLSNSYQLQPPNWHNDAYYFVTLGVGLLVIGIYLLFILKDFFVEIDSILSKNRIGILMSKNKRFMQRTYKTLFVQLINIAWTSFASVMIFGKGFFGDKIGDVGAYSLLFGYSTQSKEGKTESLPFTPQGHVTFWFNLFSFVISIWMYRRYLKEFFAGNPFILPFFRNIFMQLQTSFKSSRPVKQKLQKKRTKSMKLSKQELERLEREIDNLPFIHLKDVNKKFGSFHALKDINLNINKGEFISILGPSGSGKTTLINLLAGIDIPTSGSMIIDKCNTSTFSDKELTAFRRERIGYIFQNYALIPHLTARGNIELSVALREKMKSFRESFISFCKTLKNLRSQGLNYLNIAKEAIKGIFLAPESNDITYLLNIFNLLSHENKYPNQLSGGQQQRVSIARSLIKRPKILFADEATGALDYATAKIILQFFKLINKYAKTTIIMITHNPAIATITDRVIRIDSGRIVEDYRNPNPASIDSLTNL, from the coding sequence ATGTTTTTTCAAGCCTCTAATCAGTTATTTGGAAGAAAAACATTTGAAAATAAAAAATCCAGATTAATTAAGGAAGTTAAAGTTCCAAATCAACAGGCTTTAGTTGATTCTTTAAAGCAATTTGAGATAAAGAGAGCAAAATTTAGAAACGACTTCCCCTTAAGATATTGAATCTCTAATTACAACTTTCTAATTAATGTTTTCTTTTGATTGTTTTTTATTTGAGCTTTTTGAGTATTGTGTTCTATGTATTTTCCAACTAGCTCAGTTCCAATAGTTCACCCATATCACTTCACTATTCTTTTTGAGACAGCTTTCACCTATATTTTTCGAAGACATAATTTAGAGTCACTATCCAATTCTTATCAATTACAGCCACCTAATTGGCATAATGATGCCTATTACTTCGTAACTTTAGGTGTTGGACTATTAGTAATAGGAATTTATCTCTTATTTATTCTTAAGGATTTTTTTGTGGAAATTGACAGTATTCTTTCAAAAAACAGAATAGGAATACTAATGTCCAAAAATAAGAGATTTATGCAAAGAACTTACAAGACTCTTTTTGTTCAATTGATAAATATTGCTTGAACTTCTTTTGCCTCAGTAATGATCTTTGGTAAAGGTTTTTTTGGAGACAAAATAGGTGATGTAGGGGCTTACTCGCTTTTGTTTGGTTATAGTACCCAAAGTAAAGAAGGAAAAACTGAAAGCTTACCATTTACCCCTCAGGGACATGTTACTTTTTGATTCAATCTCTTCTCCTTTGTAATTTCTATCTGAATGTATAGAAGATATCTAAAAGAATTTTTTGCAGGAAATCCTTTTATTCTTCCATTCTTTAGAAATATCTTTATGCAACTGCAAACTTCATTTAAATCCTCTAGACCCGTGAAGCAAAAGCTTCAAAAGAAGAGAACTAAGTCAATGAAGTTATCTAAACAAGAATTAGAGAGATTAGAAAGAGAGATTGATAATCTTCCCTTCATTCACTTAAAGGATGTAAATAAGAAGTTTGGAAGTTTCCATGCCCTTAAGGACATAAACCTAAATATTAATAAGGGAGAGTTTATCTCTATCCTAGGCCCATCAGGCTCAGGAAAGACTACTCTTATTAACTTATTAGCTGGAATTGATATTCCAACTTCAGGCTCAATGATTATAGATAAGTGCAATACCTCTACCTTCTCTGACAAAGAATTGACAGCTTTTAGAAGAGAGAGAATTGGATATATCTTTCAAAATTATGCCTTGATTCCCCACTTAACAGCTAGGGGAAATATAGAACTTTCTGTAGCTTTAAGAGAAAAAATGAAAAGCTTTAGAGAGTCCTTTATCTCTTTCTGTAAAACTCTAAAAAACCTTAGATCGCAGGGATTAAATTACTTAAACATAGCCAAAGAAGCCATTAAAGGTATTTTCTTGGCCCCGGAAAGCAATGACATTACTTATCTGCTAAACATCTTTAATTTGCTCTCGCATGAAAATAAATACCCTAATCAATTGTCAGGGGGACAACAACAAAGAGTTTCTATTGCCAGATCTCTAATCAAAAGACCTAAAATTCTGTTTGCCGATGAGGCAACAGGGGCTCTAGACTACGCAACAGCCAAAATTATTCTTCAATTTTTCAAGTTAATTAATAAATATGCTAAGACTACTATCATTATGATTACTCACAACCCAGCTATAGCAACTATTACTGATAGAGTAATAAGAATTGATTCCGGAAGAATTGTTGAAGACTATAGAAATCCTAATCCAGCCTCTATAGATAGTTTGACTAATCTTTAA
- a CDS encoding DNA cytosine methyltransferase — protein MVNIPFQLNFEKVIEEGKGFGFSLFDQNSEYTNTISARYYKDGSEILIKQDKKNPRRLTPREAARLQCFADEFVIPVSDTQAYKQFGNSVAVPVIYAIAKEILKVLEQSITFKD, from the coding sequence ATGGTAAATATACCATTTCAACTCAACTTTGAGAAGGTCATCGAAGAAGGAAAAGGATTTGGTTTTTCCTTATTTGACCAAAATAGTGAATACACTAATACTATTTCTGCAAGATACTACAAAGATGGGAGTGAAATACTAATTAAACAAGACAAAAAGAACCCTAGGAGATTAACTCCTAGAGAGGCTGCAAGGTTACAATGTTTTGCTGATGAATTTGTAATTCCTGTGAGCGATACTCAAGCCTATAAACAATTTGGCAACTCTGTGGCTGTACCCGTAATTTATGCTATTGCCAAAGAAATATTAAAAGTATTGGAACAATCAATTACTTTTAAAGATTAG
- a CDS encoding DNA cytosine methyltransferase yields the protein MIDKLENLNYKTYIFVLNSKDFGVPQNRKRIYIVGFNVSLVPNYSSFKEPSPLFSKTKVGNILEKEVDGKYTISTQLWEGHRRRKRIWFFLIWPK from the coding sequence ATTATTGACAAGCTGGAGAATTTAAATTACAAAACTTACATATTTGTACTAAACTCCAAAGATTTTGGAGTACCACAAAATAGAAAAAGAATATATATTGTTGGATTTAATGTGTCCTTAGTCCCTAACTATTCTTCTTTTAAGGAACCAAGTCCACTTTTCTCAAAAACAAAAGTTGGGAATATCCTAGAAAAAGAAGTTGATGGTAAATATACCATTTCAACTCAACTTTGAGAAGGTCATCGAAGAAGGAAAAGGATTTGGTTTTTCCTTATTTGACCAAAATAG
- the dcm gene encoding DNA (cytosine-5-)-methyltransferase codes for MVLLTPTNNKKEGKEPFGFVPLPNNLSAKYKIIDLFAGIGGTRLGFHLTNKCQTVFSSEIDKFAQKTYLANFGEEAFGDIQKISSDEIPTHDILVAGFPCQAFSQAGKKLGFKDQRGSIFFEIVRILKDKKPRAFLLENVKNLKTHNNGQTLKNYYWQAGEFKLQNLHICTKLQRFWSTTK; via the coding sequence CTGGTTCTTCTAACTCCAACAAATAATAAAAAAGAAGGAAAGGAACCATTTGGTTTTGTCCCTTTACCAAATAACTTAAGTGCTAAATACAAAATTATTGACTTATTTGCGGGAATAGGAGGAACTAGGTTAGGATTTCACCTGACCAACAAATGTCAAACAGTATTTAGTAGTGAAATAGATAAATTCGCTCAAAAAACTTATCTTGCGAATTTCGGGGAAGAAGCTTTTGGAGATATTCAGAAGATAAGCTCTGATGAAATTCCAACTCATGACATATTAGTTGCAGGTTTTCCCTGCCAAGCTTTTAGTCAAGCTGGCAAGAAACTAGGATTCAAAGATCAAAGAGGTTCTATCTTCTTTGAAATTGTAAGAATACTCAAAGATAAAAAACCTAGGGCTTTTTTACTAGAAAATGTTAAAAATCTAAAAACTCACAATAATGGTCAGACCTTAAAAAACTATTATTGACAAGCTGGAGAATTTAAATTACAAAACTTACATATTTGTACTAAACTCCAAAGATTTTGGAGTACCACAAAATAG
- a CDS encoding HDIG domain-containing metalloprotein: MVHKITNSKMIMLEESKNKDHLTVFIEHLQKEGSKYKFDFEKMEFTTAFYHALINNPDLTAESVTETSLLEYYSSIAQNQKNLTKELGYQILTEFLEYDRESLSDEWAYLVGKTKYFYSYNQNLLEHLLEVSILSANFAFQIKINTLKAKRAAFFHDIGKVTGQYSDHVIDGVNLAKKFNLEDYIVKTIEGHHNYEYTENNPFLVITRAMDKLSAGRLGARPLQLEKTQERNEKINSLLSQITEISKLEFLAGGHIIKIYLKPETFNWEFLEDLKKRVSSIIREANLKYQYNYQFMIRLEYNDSFLFNDY; this comes from the coding sequence TTGGTTCACAAAATAACTAATAGCAAAATGATTATGTTGGAAGAGTCTAAAAATAAAGATCATCTAACTGTTTTTATAGAACACCTTCAAAAAGAAGGTAGTAAATACAAGTTTGACTTTGAAAAGATGGAATTTACCACTGCCTTCTATCATGCTTTAATTAATAATCCAGATTTAACAGCTGAATCTGTTACTGAGACTAGTCTGTTGGAATATTACTCCTCTATAGCCCAAAATCAAAAAAATTTGACTAAAGAATTAGGGTATCAAATACTAACCGAATTCTTGGAATATGATAGAGAAAGTTTAAGTGATGAATGAGCCTATTTAGTGGGAAAAACTAAATATTTTTACTCTTATAACCAAAACTTACTAGAACATCTACTAGAAGTTAGCATTTTAAGCGCTAACTTTGCATTTCAAATAAAAATAAATACATTAAAGGCAAAAAGAGCTGCCTTCTTTCACGATATTGGAAAAGTTACTGGTCAATATTCTGATCATGTTATTGATGGAGTTAATCTAGCAAAAAAATTTAATTTGGAGGATTACATAGTGAAAACTATTGAAGGACATCACAATTATGAATACACAGAAAACAATCCTTTTCTGGTTATTACTAGAGCGATGGATAAGTTATCAGCAGGTAGATTGGGCGCAAGGCCTCTTCAACTAGAGAAAACTCAAGAAAGAAATGAGAAGATTAACTCTTTACTTTCTCAAATAACAGAAATATCCAAATTAGAATTTTTGGCTGGAGGTCATATCATAAAGATTTACTTAAAGCCAGAAACTTTTAATTGAGAATTTTTAGAAGATCTAAAAAAGAGAGTATCTTCTATTATCAGAGAAGCTAATCTGAAGTACCAATACAACTATCAATTTATGATTAGACTGGAATACAATGATTCCTTCTTATTTAATGATTATTAA
- a CDS encoding HDIG domain-containing metalloprotein has protein sequence MIRYLSKYKSPRLFSGCYFEIKLSDSKNFNEKTIGQLVGKSGERKEEFFSLTGVKPHIEYSDEPPTLILSKYNPRDLKIAHLLGERFKTSKSWSSSSINKHFKQLEESLIREERTLGEQVLAEYWPEKVTSHLATLVGRMQNERYSPSQTLLAHSKEIAREVKKLAEALSLDSVKLQRMALLHDIGKIVLPYYQHTSSKVLELIPELNEDIELSEVVTSHHNPLGSFNSPYVALVTLINRVISQSHFINLGGEGASAPFKESIEKLLTSKVEEAQISHFYVVSSFYHFWFILRFPKENQEELTRQLTDEIYPLTNKYLNSENVKDSRESNNLSVTLFWLPEVESEEKISFTRLKLLDSVPVESNDQHIT, from the coding sequence ATGATCCGTTATCTCTCTAAGTATAAATCCCCTAGATTGTTCTCAGGATGTTATTTTGAAATAAAACTTTCTGACAGTAAAAACTTTAATGAAAAAACCATTGGTCAATTAGTGGGAAAATCTGGAGAAAGAAAGGAAGAATTCTTTTCTCTGACTGGAGTAAAGCCACACATAGAATACTCAGATGAACCCCCTACATTGATACTTTCCAAATACAATCCTAGAGATCTTAAGATTGCTCATCTTCTGGGTGAGAGATTTAAGACTTCCAAAAGTTGATCTTCTAGTTCAATTAACAAACACTTTAAACAACTAGAAGAAAGTCTAATCAGGGAAGAAAGAACATTAGGTGAGCAAGTGTTGGCAGAATATTGGCCTGAAAAAGTCACATCCCATCTTGCTACATTAGTTGGAAGAATGCAAAATGAAAGATATTCTCCCTCTCAAACATTACTTGCACACTCAAAAGAAATTGCCAGAGAAGTAAAAAAGTTAGCAGAAGCACTATCCTTAGACTCTGTAAAACTTCAAAGAATGGCACTTCTGCATGATATTGGAAAAATTGTTTTGCCCTATTACCAACATACTTCTTCTAAAGTTTTGGAACTAATTCCAGAACTAAATGAAGATATTGAATTATCAGAAGTAGTAACTTCCCACCATAACCCTCTAGGTAGCTTTAATTCACCCTATGTTGCTTTAGTGACTCTTATTAATAGAGTGATTTCTCAATCTCACTTTATTAATCTCGGGGGAGAAGGAGCTTCCGCTCCATTTAAAGAATCAATAGAAAAACTTTTAACAAGTAAGGTGGAAGAAGCGCAAATCTCTCATTTTTATGTAGTCTCATCTTTTTACCACTTTTGATTTATATTGAGATTCCCAAAAGAAAATCAAGAGGAACTAACTAGACAATTAACTGATGAGATTTATCCACTAACAAACAAATACTTAAATTCAGAAAATGTCAAGGATTCTAGGGAATCAAATAATTTAAGCGTAACTCTATTCTGATTACCGGAAGTGGAATCAGAAGAAAAAATTTCTTTTACAAGATTAAAGCTACTTGATTCTGTTCCCGTTGAATCAAATGATCAACACATAACTTAA
- a CDS encoding RluA family pseudouridine synthase — translation MGSKVVYRTLNYLIVDKVSGILVHKDKFTPEDKTLIAQIKKKYGEDVYLVNRLDKDTSGLLLVARSKIALVTLKSLFEEQRIDKRYLAILSKPLPHPKIKISFSLGRDKGNKLKFSATNSKKYKNALTYAETIHSQLVLLSLKTGRTHQLRAHLFTLSCPILNDPIYGEKNNCVNSFGQYLHSFNLSFTDPWTNKKISITSKPPLEFTEKLIELNIDTSSLTNFESNYSSNIESLSG, via the coding sequence GTGGGCTCAAAAGTTGTATATAGGACACTTAATTATTTAATAGTTGATAAAGTATCAGGGATTTTGGTTCACAAAGATAAGTTCACTCCAGAAGATAAAACACTTATTGCACAAATTAAGAAAAAATATGGAGAAGATGTATATCTAGTCAACAGACTAGATAAAGATACTAGTGGTCTTTTACTTGTTGCTAGAAGCAAAATAGCTTTAGTAACACTTAAATCTTTATTTGAAGAACAGAGAATAGACAAAAGGTATTTAGCTATTCTCTCTAAACCGTTACCTCATCCAAAGATAAAAATTTCTTTTTCTTTGGGAAGAGATAAGGGAAATAAGTTGAAATTTAGTGCCACTAACTCAAAGAAATATAAAAATGCTTTAACTTATGCAGAGACTATTCATTCTCAATTAGTATTACTAAGTCTTAAGACTGGAAGAACACATCAACTTAGAGCACACTTATTTACTCTCTCTTGCCCTATACTAAATGATCCAATTTATGGAGAAAAAAATAATTGTGTTAATAGTTTTGGACAATATTTACATTCTTTCAATCTTTCGTTTACAGACCCTTGAACTAATAAGAAAATATCTATAACATCTAAGCCTCCCTTAGAGTTTACGGAAAAACTAATTGAATTAAATATTGATACTAGTTCTTTAACTAACTTTGAGTCTAACTACAGCTCTAATATTGAGAGTTTAAGTGGCTAA
- a CDS encoding HAD-IIB family hydrolase — translation MKGVNTPVQQMSDYKYIVISDLDGTLCDSREILSDQTKKYLLKFQKEHPEVLFTFSTGRPWAEAKEIYEQLQLKSYISCLNGSYIYNPHTNHLITSFLSTKFLSYLLNIPQTLNNLVRGALITDQLLIPLEPNIPRTTLQSLERSKSNLVGIKLFFRESDCTIVNEIIEQIKKFSPTPRVNLFFYPGLINVELQSSQLDKSSFVQFISNFLGVEYKNILTFGDNHNDIPMMKGGVRSYALSNSLFLLKQEALVISKYSNNEDGVIKELASFFSDKYN, via the coding sequence TTGAAAGGAGTTAACACCCCTGTACAACAAATGTCCGATTACAAATACATAGTAATTTCAGATTTAGATGGAACTCTTTGCGATAGTAGGGAGATACTTTCTGATCAAACGAAAAAATATTTATTAAAGTTCCAAAAGGAACATCCAGAAGTTTTATTTACTTTTTCTACTGGAAGACCCTGAGCAGAAGCTAAGGAGATATATGAACAACTTCAATTAAAGTCATATATCTCCTGTTTAAACGGTTCTTATATTTACAACCCCCACACTAATCACTTAATAACTTCTTTTTTGAGTACTAAGTTTTTGAGTTATTTGTTAAATATTCCACAAACACTTAATAATTTAGTTAGGGGAGCTTTGATAACTGATCAACTGTTAATACCTTTAGAGCCAAACATTCCTAGAACTACTTTACAGTCACTAGAGAGGAGTAAATCTAACTTGGTGGGGATTAAGCTTTTTTTCAGGGAAAGTGATTGCACAATAGTTAATGAGATTATTGAACAAATTAAGAAGTTTAGTCCTACTCCGAGAGTAAATTTATTTTTTTATCCAGGATTAATTAATGTGGAGTTACAAAGTTCACAATTAGACAAGTCTAGTTTTGTTCAGTTTATCTCCAATTTTCTCGGGGTAGAATATAAAAATATTTTGACTTTCGGAGATAATCATAATGATATTCCCATGATGAAAGGAGGAGTAAGAAGTTATGCATTATCTAATTCATTGTTCTTACTAAAACAAGAAGCTTTAGTAATTTCTAAA